In a genomic window of Nocardiopsis mwathae:
- a CDS encoding transcription antitermination factor NusB, whose translation MTDRSRSPYRPSRRPKGGGAQGGKGKKNPAAPPTPRDPARRTAYDVLRAVEERDAYANLLLPALLRERNITGRDAALATELTYGTLRRQGTYDAILDACIDRSLTSVDTEVLPVLRLGAHQQLSTNIPPHAAVNSTVDIARRVVGHHRARFVNAVLRKVGARDLEAWLAVVAPDRDTDPTGHLAVVHSHPRWMVSALAAALGDDPEGRLDETEPLLAAHNERPRVTLVAKPGRASVADLVEGGATAARYSPFAAYLPEGDPALLREVRQRRAAVQDEASQLVALALTRVSVAGADTRWLDMCAGPGGKAGLLAGLAGQRDARLLAAEVQPARAGLVAQAVHRSVRDAGRVVVADSTRPAWRDGAFDRVLVDVPCTGMGALRRRPESRWRRTPETAGELAPLQRDLLARALDAARPGGVVAYVTCSPHLPETRGVVEDVLAGRSDAAVLRAADFLDDIPDVATGDYVQFWPHRHGTDAMFLALLRKS comes from the coding sequence GTGACCGACCGCTCCCGTTCCCCCTACCGCCCGTCCCGCCGTCCCAAGGGCGGCGGTGCCCAGGGCGGCAAGGGGAAGAAGAACCCGGCGGCACCGCCCACCCCCCGGGACCCGGCGCGCAGGACCGCCTATGACGTCCTGCGCGCCGTCGAGGAGCGCGACGCCTACGCGAACCTCCTCCTGCCCGCACTTCTCCGTGAGCGCAACATCACCGGGCGGGACGCGGCGCTGGCCACCGAACTCACCTACGGCACGCTGCGCCGCCAGGGAACCTACGACGCGATCCTCGACGCCTGCATCGACCGGTCGCTGACGTCCGTCGACACGGAGGTGCTGCCGGTGCTGCGCCTCGGTGCCCACCAGCAGCTGTCCACCAACATCCCGCCGCACGCGGCCGTCAACTCCACCGTCGACATCGCCCGGCGGGTCGTAGGCCACCACCGCGCCCGCTTCGTCAACGCCGTGCTCCGCAAGGTCGGCGCCCGCGACCTGGAAGCCTGGCTCGCCGTCGTCGCCCCCGACCGCGACACCGACCCGACGGGCCACCTCGCCGTGGTCCACAGCCACCCGCGCTGGATGGTGTCCGCCCTGGCCGCCGCACTCGGCGACGACCCCGAAGGCCGCCTCGACGAGACCGAACCTCTGCTCGCCGCGCACAATGAGCGCCCCCGCGTGACACTCGTCGCCAAACCGGGCCGTGCCAGCGTCGCCGACCTCGTCGAAGGCGGCGCCACCGCGGCCCGCTACTCGCCCTTCGCCGCCTACCTGCCCGAAGGCGACCCCGCCCTGCTGCGCGAGGTGCGCCAGCGCCGCGCCGCCGTGCAGGACGAGGCCAGCCAGCTGGTCGCGCTCGCGCTCACCCGCGTCTCGGTGGCCGGTGCGGACACCCGATGGCTCGACATGTGCGCCGGCCCCGGCGGCAAGGCCGGACTGCTGGCCGGGCTGGCCGGGCAGCGCGACGCCCGGCTGCTCGCCGCCGAGGTGCAGCCGGCCCGGGCCGGGCTGGTCGCCCAGGCCGTGCACCGCTCGGTGCGCGACGCCGGACGCGTCGTCGTGGCCGACTCGACCCGGCCCGCCTGGCGCGACGGTGCCTTCGACCGGGTGCTCGTCGACGTCCCCTGCACCGGCATGGGCGCGCTGCGCCGACGCCCCGAATCGCGCTGGCGGCGCACCCCCGAGACCGCCGGCGAGCTGGCGCCCCTCCAGCGCGACCTGCTCGCGCGCGCCCTGGACGCGGCGCGCCCCGGCGGCGTCGTCGCCTATGTGACCTGCTCCCCGCACCTCCCGGAAACCCGGGGCGTGGTCGAGGACGTGCTCGCCGGCCGCTCGGACGCGGCAGTACTGCGCGCGGCCGACTTCCTCGACGACATCCCCGACGTGGCGACCGGCGACTACGTGCAGTTCTGGCCGCACCGCCACGGCACCGACGCGATGTTCCTGGCGCTCCTGCGCAAGAGCTGA
- the fmt gene encoding methionyl-tRNA formyltransferase, with product MKLVFAGTPEVAVPSLKLLLESEHEVAAVVTRPDAVSGRGRKVSASPIAEVAAEAGLEVLKPAKARDPEFLDRLRAIAPDCCPVVAYGALLGQEALDIPRHGWVNLHFSLLPAWRGAAPVQHAILHGDDVTGAATFEIVRDLDSGPVYGMLTEPIGARDTSGELLTRLSHSGADLLLRTLDGIESGELAARPQSGDGVSYAPKLTPADAEADFGAPAMRVDRLIRACTPAPGAWSTFRGTRIKLGPVAPVPDAEPLPPGRLAVEKKRVLVGTATHPVELGEVQPQGKRPMAAVDWARGVRPADDDHLGG from the coding sequence ATGAAGCTGGTCTTCGCTGGAACCCCCGAGGTCGCGGTGCCCTCGCTGAAGCTGCTCCTGGAGTCGGAGCACGAGGTGGCGGCCGTGGTGACCCGGCCCGACGCCGTCTCCGGGCGGGGCCGCAAGGTGAGCGCGAGTCCGATCGCCGAGGTCGCGGCCGAGGCCGGGCTGGAGGTGCTCAAGCCTGCCAAGGCGCGTGACCCGGAGTTCCTGGACCGCCTGCGCGCGATCGCCCCCGACTGCTGCCCGGTCGTCGCCTACGGCGCACTCCTGGGACAGGAGGCGCTGGACATCCCCAGGCACGGCTGGGTCAACCTGCACTTCTCCCTGCTACCGGCCTGGCGCGGGGCCGCGCCCGTCCAGCACGCGATCCTGCACGGGGACGACGTCACCGGCGCCGCCACCTTCGAGATCGTGCGCGACCTGGACTCCGGTCCGGTCTACGGGATGCTGACCGAGCCCATCGGCGCCCGCGACACCAGCGGCGAACTGCTCACCCGCCTCTCCCACTCCGGCGCCGACCTGCTGCTGCGTACCCTCGACGGCATCGAGTCCGGCGAGCTCGCGGCCCGCCCGCAGAGCGGCGACGGGGTGTCCTATGCCCCCAAGCTCACCCCCGCCGACGCCGAGGCCGACTTCGGAGCCCCGGCCATGCGCGTCGACCGGCTCATCCGCGCCTGCACACCGGCGCCGGGCGCCTGGTCGACGTTCCGCGGCACGCGGATCAAGCTCGGCCCCGTGGCGCCCGTCCCCGACGCCGAGCCGCTGCCCCCGGGCCGCCTCGCCGTGGAGAAGAAGAGGGTGCTCGTCGGCACCGCCACCCACCCCGTCGAACTCGGTGAGGTGCAGCCGCAGGGCAAGCGGCCGATGGCCGCCGTCGACTGGGCGCGCGGCGTGCGCCCGGCCGACGACGACCACCTCGGCGGCTGA